A single window of Vigna unguiculata cultivar IT97K-499-35 chromosome 1, ASM411807v1, whole genome shotgun sequence DNA harbors:
- the LOC114176405 gene encoding transcription and mRNA export factor ENY2 produces the protein MKLKASVNRPPTPDVIENAPEREPTLQELINIKLIETGEKERLMELLRERLVDCGWKDEMKALCRAVVKKKGRNNVTVDELVHVITPKGRASVPDTIKAELLQRIRTFLVSAAL, from the exons AT GAAGCTGAAGGCGTCAGTGAATCGACCTCCCACACCAGATGTGATCGAAAATGCCCCTGAAAGGGAGCCCACGCTTCAAGAGCTCATCAATATCAAG TTGATCGAGACCGGAGAGAAGGAGCGTCTCATGGAGCTTTTGAGGGAAAGGCTTGTTGACTGTGGTTGGAAGGATGAAATGAAAGCTCTTTGcag AGCCGTTGTGAAGAAGAAAGGGAGGAATAATGTTACTGTGGATGAACTTGTACATGTCATTACTCCAAAGGGCCGAG CCTCCGTTCCTGATACCATAAAGGCTGAGTTGTTGCAGAGGATTCGCACATTTCTTGTGTCTGCTGCTCTCTAA